The Candidatus Binatia bacterium genome window below encodes:
- a CDS encoding class I SAM-dependent methyltransferase: MSNPYLDPPSPSGAAAAPATCLLCGGDSYTTVFHKMGYDFVRCGSCSLIRLDPIPDEKALAEVYESSYDGGAYATFGAEYDIRLAHAEARVKIVAPHAPEGPWLDVGCSTGAFLDAVSRREIDIDGIDVSASAVEVAQKRGFSAFHAAAETFQPERRYSYITGFDVLEHVVDPGAFLDRLHGWLAPGGRIALTVPDIKSVHARVMGRHWYYYCPPLHITYFNRETATKLMENHQFWPIAIANAPKVMTIDYITSQLEYFNPWIHRAVAVAARLVPSSLRQRELPIPTGEILLVASA, from the coding sequence GTGAGTAATCCCTACCTCGACCCCCCTTCCCCGTCCGGAGCGGCCGCCGCCCCAGCGACGTGCCTCCTGTGCGGCGGCGACAGCTACACGACGGTCTTCCACAAGATGGGCTACGACTTCGTCCGCTGCGGGAGTTGCTCGCTGATCCGCCTCGACCCGATCCCGGACGAGAAGGCCCTGGCCGAGGTCTACGAAAGCTCCTACGACGGCGGCGCCTACGCGACCTTCGGGGCCGAGTACGACATCCGCCTCGCCCACGCCGAAGCCCGCGTGAAGATCGTTGCGCCCCATGCTCCGGAAGGCCCCTGGCTCGACGTGGGGTGCTCGACCGGTGCCTTCCTCGACGCCGTCTCTCGCCGAGAGATCGACATCGACGGGATCGACGTCTCCGCGTCGGCCGTCGAGGTGGCCCAAAAGAGAGGGTTCTCCGCCTTCCACGCGGCGGCTGAGACCTTCCAGCCGGAACGCCGTTACTCGTACATCACCGGGTTCGACGTCCTCGAGCACGTCGTCGACCCCGGCGCCTTCCTCGATCGGCTGCACGGCTGGCTCGCGCCCGGGGGCCGGATTGCGCTCACCGTGCCCGACATCAAGAGCGTGCATGCCCGGGTGATGGGTCGACACTGGTACTACTACTGCCCACCGCTCCACATCACGTACTTCAATCGGGAGACCGCAACGAAGCTGATGGAGAACCACCAGTTCTGGCCGATCGCGATCGCGAATGCTCCGAAGGTGATGACGATCGACTACATCACGAGCCAGCTCGAGTACTTCAATCCGTGGATCCACCGCGCGGTCGCCGTCGCGGCGCGGCTCGTGCCTTCCTCGCTCCGGCAGCGAGAACTCCCCATTCCGACCGGCGAGATCCTCCTCGTCGCCTCGGCCTGA
- a CDS encoding SGNH/GDSL hydrolase family protein, with translation MPASTARPNRLRRTGQILAVILLAGGLFFALGEVLARSLNLVDRLNGFPRQLYETTDDDALPYVLHASLDTTARGERVIIDENRMRVSGTEAAKPNARRILVLGDSVAFGYRLPFDATLGAKLETEMETRSGKPHHVLNAGVEGYNTQNQLAWLRTYGLAFEPDAVVVVFNLNDYDYGPVMGPNGVLTTNRSERVSTWSLANLSDFYVLLRWLAKLGSSRLLAPAPEPSEAPVEDEQGFLKFDRFISILRKRYYEKPDDERWEQMVEALGGLRDETAGRDIPLLIAILPDGDQIGVSEPNLIPQERLAQICDQERLDCLDLRPLFDAHADERPLFLDIMHPNAKGHTIVAGAVADRLAGAPE, from the coding sequence ATGCCTGCCTCGACGGCGCGACCGAACCGCCTCAGACGCACCGGCCAGATTCTCGCGGTGATCCTCCTGGCCGGCGGGCTCTTCTTCGCGCTGGGCGAGGTCCTGGCCCGCTCACTCAACCTGGTAGACCGACTGAACGGCTTTCCCCGCCAGCTCTACGAAACGACCGACGACGACGCACTGCCCTACGTTCTTCATGCCTCGCTCGACACGACGGCTCGCGGCGAACGAGTGATCATCGACGAGAACCGCATGCGAGTCTCGGGGACCGAGGCGGCGAAACCCAACGCTCGTCGCATCCTCGTGCTCGGTGACTCCGTCGCGTTCGGCTACCGCCTGCCCTTCGATGCGACCCTCGGCGCGAAACTCGAAACGGAAATGGAAACGCGCAGCGGGAAACCGCATCACGTGCTGAACGCCGGCGTCGAGGGCTACAACACCCAGAACCAGCTCGCCTGGCTCCGCACCTACGGCCTTGCATTCGAACCCGACGCCGTCGTCGTGGTCTTCAACTTGAACGACTACGACTACGGACCGGTCATGGGCCCCAACGGCGTCCTCACGACCAATCGCAGCGAACGCGTTTCCACCTGGTCTCTGGCGAACCTTTCGGACTTCTACGTCCTCCTTCGATGGCTGGCCAAACTCGGAAGCAGCCGGCTCCTCGCGCCTGCCCCCGAGCCGTCCGAAGCTCCCGTCGAGGATGAACAGGGCTTCCTCAAGTTCGATCGCTTCATCTCGATCCTCCGCAAGCGCTACTACGAGAAGCCGGACGACGAGCGGTGGGAACAGATGGTCGAAGCGCTGGGCGGCCTGCGCGACGAGACGGCCGGCCGCGACATCCCTTTGCTCATCGCAATCCTTCCGGACGGCGACCAGATCGGCGTGTCCGAGCCCAACCTCATTCCTCAGGAACGGCTGGCACAGATCTGTGACCAGGAGCGCCTCGACTGCCTCGACCTTCGGCCCTTGTTCGACGCCCATGCCGACGAGAGGCCGCTCTTCCTCGACATCATGCACCCCAACGCAAAGGGACACACGATCGTCGCGGGCGCCGTCGCGGATCGACTCGCCGGGGCGCCCGAATGA
- a CDS encoding glycosyltransferase family 2 protein, which yields MSASADTPIFRREAHSGHRPITPISDPPAPMHPAKRSRSLLIIPALNEEASIGRVIDGVRATGLDIDILVIDDGSRDRTAAIVTEHGGLVVSHPFNLGYGAAIQTGYKFAVRHGYAELVQMDADGQHDPAYVPSLLSPIRADDFDIVIGSRFVQESGYEMGSARSAGRVFFQRVLAFFGGPHIADPTSGLQALSRKAFEFCCSDFYPSDFPDIDVLLLLDRQGFRIREVPVEMAPSPPGRKTMHAGLKTIYYPYKMLLSTFRSWRTPVSRGTR from the coding sequence GTGTCAGCATCGGCGGATACACCGATTTTCCGCCGCGAGGCCCACTCCGGGCATCGCCCCATCACACCCATTTCGGACCCGCCCGCACCCATGCACCCCGCCAAGCGCAGCCGCAGCCTTCTGATCATTCCCGCGTTGAACGAGGAAGCGTCGATCGGCCGAGTCATCGATGGCGTACGCGCCACCGGGCTCGACATCGACATTCTCGTGATCGACGACGGGTCGCGCGACCGAACCGCCGCGATCGTCACCGAGCACGGCGGCCTGGTCGTCTCTCATCCGTTCAATCTCGGGTACGGAGCCGCCATCCAGACGGGCTACAAGTTCGCCGTCCGCCACGGCTACGCGGAGCTCGTGCAGATGGACGCTGACGGCCAACACGATCCCGCCTACGTCCCGAGCCTCCTCAGCCCGATCCGCGCGGACGACTTCGACATCGTGATCGGGTCGCGGTTCGTACAGGAGTCCGGGTACGAGATGGGATCCGCTCGCTCCGCGGGGCGCGTGTTCTTCCAGCGGGTCCTCGCCTTCTTCGGCGGGCCGCACATCGCCGACCCGACGTCGGGCCTGCAAGCGCTCTCGCGAAAAGCCTTCGAGTTCTGCTGCTCGGACTTCTATCCGTCGGACTTCCCCGACATCGACGTCCTGCTCCTCCTCGACCGCCAGGGGTTCCGCATTCGCGAGGTCCCCGTCGAAATGGCGCCGAGCCCGCCCGGACGCAAGACCATGCATGCTGGGCTGAAGACAATCTACTACCCTTACAAGATGTTGCTCTCGACGTTCCGCAGCTGGCGCACGCCGGTCTCGCGCGGAACCAGGTGA
- a CDS encoding DUF2304 domain-containing protein has translation MDPTTLDLDTLRQLAILQPESASTRILSMLLCAAFLTAVLTLVYRGKLREEYTPIWTIVAAGMMVAITWFDSVRFLTRAVGAWTPSSTLFFFGLLFLLVVSLNYAVRLSGMSLQVKLLAQEVALLREQLAAHRDSAKTDDAPS, from the coding sequence ATGGATCCCACAACGCTCGACCTCGACACCCTGCGCCAACTCGCCATCCTCCAGCCGGAGTCCGCATCCACGCGCATTCTCTCGATGCTGCTGTGCGCCGCGTTCCTGACCGCCGTCCTCACCCTGGTGTACCGCGGCAAGCTCCGCGAAGAGTACACGCCGATCTGGACGATCGTCGCCGCCGGAATGATGGTCGCGATCACTTGGTTTGACTCGGTACGATTTCTCACCCGCGCCGTCGGAGCGTGGACGCCGAGTTCGACGCTGTTCTTCTTTGGGCTGCTGTTCCTGCTCGTGGTGTCGCTGAACTATGCGGTCCGCCTGTCGGGCATGAGCCTGCAGGTGAAGCTGCTCGCCCAGGAGGTGGCTCTGCTGCGAGAGCAACTGGCCGCTCACCGCGACTCTGCGAAGACAGACGACGCCCCCTCATGA
- a CDS encoding class I SAM-dependent methyltransferase — MSEQHAFWDEGGLYRSNTHPVVELFAKQRIEHLEERGALDSVSTLLDVGSGSGFSSMYYPASVRVVACDYASGMLETNPAPGRVRCSADQLPFEDGAFDAVTCWELLHHLPDPVAALAEMWRVARRRVIVFEPNRINPGHIVLGLTREEERESLKFTPGHLRRLMQAACGRTGLHERCGLLFPNITPLPIARAMIRLPYKMPVIGISQLMVVEKE; from the coding sequence ATGAGTGAACAACACGCCTTCTGGGACGAAGGCGGTCTCTACCGCTCGAACACGCACCCCGTCGTCGAGCTCTTTGCGAAGCAACGCATCGAGCATCTCGAAGAGCGGGGTGCGCTCGACAGCGTGAGTACCCTGCTCGACGTCGGCTCCGGCAGCGGCTTTTCCAGCATGTACTACCCGGCGAGCGTCCGCGTCGTAGCCTGCGACTACGCATCCGGAATGCTGGAGACGAACCCCGCCCCCGGGCGCGTGCGCTGCTCGGCCGACCAACTCCCGTTCGAAGACGGTGCGTTCGACGCCGTCACCTGCTGGGAGTTGCTCCACCATCTACCCGACCCGGTCGCGGCCCTGGCCGAGATGTGGCGCGTCGCACGTCGTCGCGTCATCGTGTTCGAGCCGAATCGGATCAACCCGGGACACATCGTGCTCGGACTCACGCGCGAAGAAGAACGCGAGTCCCTGAAGTTCACGCCCGGACACCTTCGACGCCTCATGCAAGCCGCCTGCGGACGCACCGGCCTGCACGAGCGCTGCGGCCTGCTCTTCCCGAACATCACTCCACTTCCGATAGCTCGAGCGATGATCCGCCTGCCCTACAAGATGCCGGTGATCGGAATCTCGCAGCTCATGGTCGTGGAAAAGGAATGA
- a CDS encoding sulfatase: MIRRLVVLLVALMPAVSSLGGVGLAADKPTFDLVERVAADPSLPEGVRVVFRGAHKQTRTSVRMPLPGSLSYDVEIPPKAALSLGHTLSAAAFMVETPDLAAPARFLVRFDESDGTEHILLDHHVDLRNVVADRRWFDERIDLAALAGKNGKLTFAVENQGDPEKAKQDDIFWSAPRIVVDAGPEETNLVFITIDCLRADHMGSHGYHRDVTPTLDALAATGVRFENAYANAPMTLPSIPQIFTSRVFPTRDQDILTHPISRSGISNAAYVNNAWIPLWLSQGGHAEPPGTFDRLVSGDLDATAITDAALGWLEQHPRERFALYLHYLDAHTPYRPPDSYIERYSDPNYEGPVGDTFNDSQGADTGKYDDADKAKIISLYDASIRYVDDQIGRLFEALEESGRLDQTLVVVSADHGEEFWDHGRFFHGQSLYDELLHVPLLVRLPSGAHAGTVVARPVRSIDIAPSILEWLSLPRPDGFTGGSLAEAIAAPEEDGEPLFATATQAQFPTRYAVRTRTQKLIESIDSGTRELYQVGTDPGEKRNVAAAELEASTGLLQSLEDAREILRERGYQARLVGPESGTAQVQIRLEGHPKSGTFLTLDRRSDDTRPKISISTDGMNLEASAAVDATGTGFRFDRLPDPRNLGRKDLVRLTIEVDGEPAERGVVALGAEGRAPRTALIDLRNRSLETQEEPACVAPETGIRLCLWRFPGEKFLAIPEIKDPAVREKLRALGYLQ; the protein is encoded by the coding sequence ATGATTCGGCGGCTCGTCGTTCTGCTCGTCGCGCTGATGCCGGCCGTGTCGTCCCTCGGAGGCGTCGGCCTCGCGGCGGACAAGCCCACCTTCGACCTGGTCGAGCGTGTGGCGGCCGACCCCAGCCTGCCCGAAGGCGTACGGGTCGTGTTCCGCGGCGCGCACAAACAGACCCGTACATCTGTGCGAATGCCGCTTCCGGGGTCTCTTTCCTACGATGTGGAGATTCCGCCGAAGGCTGCGCTTTCGCTGGGGCACACGTTGTCGGCCGCCGCTTTCATGGTCGAGACACCGGACCTGGCGGCACCTGCGCGATTCCTCGTGCGCTTCGACGAAAGCGACGGCACCGAGCACATCCTCCTCGACCACCACGTCGATCTCCGAAACGTCGTGGCCGACCGCCGCTGGTTCGACGAACGAATCGACCTCGCCGCGCTCGCCGGGAAGAACGGGAAGCTCACCTTCGCCGTCGAAAACCAGGGCGACCCCGAGAAGGCGAAGCAGGACGACATCTTCTGGTCCGCTCCGCGCATCGTGGTCGACGCCGGCCCGGAAGAGACGAATCTCGTCTTCATCACGATCGACTGTCTGCGCGCCGACCACATGGGCAGTCACGGGTACCATCGCGACGTGACGCCGACCCTGGATGCGCTGGCCGCCACGGGCGTGCGCTTCGAGAACGCGTACGCAAACGCGCCGATGACTCTGCCGTCCATCCCGCAGATCTTCACGTCGCGCGTCTTCCCGACGCGGGATCAGGACATCCTCACACACCCCATCTCCCGATCGGGCATCTCCAACGCCGCGTATGTGAACAACGCCTGGATCCCCTTGTGGCTGAGCCAGGGGGGACACGCGGAGCCGCCCGGCACGTTCGACCGACTGGTCTCCGGGGATCTCGATGCAACCGCAATCACCGACGCCGCCCTAGGGTGGCTCGAGCAGCATCCGCGCGAGCGGTTCGCCCTGTACCTCCACTACCTCGACGCACACACGCCGTACCGGCCGCCGGACTCGTACATCGAGCGTTACTCCGACCCGAACTACGAGGGCCCCGTCGGCGACACGTTCAACGACTCCCAGGGCGCCGACACCGGCAAGTACGACGACGCGGACAAAGCGAAGATCATCTCGCTCTACGACGCATCGATTCGTTACGTCGACGATCAGATAGGTCGACTCTTCGAGGCCCTCGAAGAATCCGGCCGACTCGACCAAACACTAGTCGTCGTCTCCGCCGATCACGGCGAGGAGTTCTGGGACCACGGCCGCTTCTTCCACGGGCAGAGCCTGTACGACGAACTCCTGCACGTCCCCTTGCTCGTTCGACTGCCCTCCGGTGCTCATGCCGGGACGGTCGTCGCGCGTCCCGTTCGGTCGATCGACATCGCGCCGTCGATCCTGGAGTGGCTGTCGTTGCCACGCCCCGATGGCTTCACGGGCGGTTCGCTCGCCGAGGCCATCGCCGCACCGGAGGAGGATGGCGAGCCGCTGTTCGCCACAGCCACGCAAGCGCAGTTCCCAACCCGCTACGCCGTCCGCACGCGGACCCAGAAGCTGATCGAAAGCATCGATTCGGGGACGCGCGAGCTCTACCAAGTCGGAACCGATCCCGGCGAGAAGCGAAACGTCGCTGCCGCCGAACTCGAAGCGTCGACCGGACTCCTGCAGAGCCTCGAGGACGCTCGAGAGATCCTTCGCGAACGCGGTTACCAGGCACGACTCGTCGGGCCGGAGAGCGGTACGGCCCAGGTACAGATTCGCCTCGAAGGACATCCGAAGAGCGGCACCTTCCTCACGCTCGACCGACGCAGCGACGACACCCGCCCTAAGATCTCAATCAGCACCGACGGCATGAACCTCGAGGCGAGCGCCGCGGTCGACGCGACCGGAACCGGTTTCCGCTTCGACCGCCTACCCGACCCACGAAATCTCGGACGCAAAGACCTGGTCCGTCTGACGATCGAGGTCGATGGGGAGCCGGCCGAACGCGGGGTCGTCGCCCTCGGGGCCGAAGGCCGCGCGCCCCGCACGGCGCTGATCGATCTGCGCAACCGCAGCCTGGAAACCCAGGAAGAACCGGCCTGTGTCGCGCCCGAGACCGGCATCCGCCTGTGCCTCTGGCGATTCCCTGGCGAGAAGTTCCTGGCCATACCCGAGATCAAGGATCCGGCCGTACGCGAGAAGCTTCGCGCGCTCGGGTACCTTCAGTAA
- a CDS encoding MBOAT family O-acyltransferase, translating to MSIADALSWLQWEFYDLAVGAWETRHSLFMRFSLFGALLAALVVAASALPARVRVWVLVAASLASIALLGSPLLAGIALAFSIVLHTVIERVPGPLGTGLSWGLIVALAAYPALLPADILVGNTSDMAEFWAFATNVWWLRCVAYVVDRRARNVPARPLHEFLTATLFFPTFVNGPIETTEQLAEHRRKGPVVDTWDELRAYAARLLPCAGRFGWGMGKVLLATFYLGQDNDTIFATSGTSVGHVRLWLWAAELYFTFYVIFSGWTDISVSLARVIGFDIGENFDKPWKSRSVGEFWRRWHMSFGIWLRNYVYIPLGGNRRHAALNVLLTFLASGLWHVWGALKVLGIEGYPPIAWTGFIVWGLLNGGAQIAARQWNNVPALAPVRTLVRTRIPAPLRDRANQAMAFGFVAMAWIPFFLPPWIAPDTFWRIFQRMFYLA from the coding sequence GTGAGCATCGCCGACGCTCTGTCGTGGCTGCAGTGGGAGTTCTACGACCTCGCGGTCGGTGCCTGGGAGACACGCCACAGCCTGTTCATGCGGTTCTCGCTCTTCGGCGCCCTGCTTGCGGCACTCGTCGTCGCGGCGAGCGCGCTGCCCGCCCGGGTTCGCGTCTGGGTCCTCGTCGCCGCATCGCTCGCCAGCATCGCGCTGCTCGGGTCGCCGCTTCTCGCCGGCATTGCGCTCGCCTTCTCAATCGTCCTGCACACCGTGATCGAGCGCGTGCCCGGTCCGTTGGGCACCGGCCTGTCGTGGGGACTCATCGTTGCGCTCGCGGCATATCCGGCCCTCCTGCCCGCCGACATCCTCGTCGGGAATACGAGCGACATGGCCGAGTTCTGGGCGTTCGCGACCAACGTCTGGTGGCTCCGGTGTGTCGCGTATGTGGTCGACCGACGAGCGAGGAACGTCCCGGCACGGCCGCTCCACGAGTTCCTGACGGCCACCCTCTTCTTCCCGACGTTCGTGAACGGCCCGATCGAAACGACGGAACAGCTCGCCGAGCATCGACGGAAGGGGCCGGTCGTCGACACCTGGGACGAGCTTCGCGCATACGCCGCACGGCTCCTGCCCTGCGCGGGAAGATTCGGCTGGGGCATGGGCAAGGTCCTGCTCGCGACGTTCTATTTGGGCCAGGACAACGACACGATTTTCGCCACCTCCGGGACGAGCGTCGGACACGTCCGTCTGTGGCTCTGGGCCGCTGAGCTGTACTTCACGTTCTACGTCATCTTCTCCGGCTGGACGGACATCTCGGTCTCTCTCGCACGCGTCATCGGCTTCGACATCGGAGAGAACTTCGACAAGCCGTGGAAGTCGCGATCGGTCGGTGAGTTCTGGCGGCGATGGCACATGTCCTTCGGCATCTGGCTGCGCAACTACGTCTACATTCCGCTGGGCGGCAACCGGCGACACGCCGCACTGAACGTTCTCCTCACCTTCCTCGCGAGCGGCCTGTGGCACGTCTGGGGCGCACTCAAGGTTCTGGGGATCGAGGGCTACCCGCCCATCGCCTGGACCGGCTTCATCGTGTGGGGCCTTCTCAACGGCGGGGCCCAGATCGCCGCTCGCCAATGGAACAACGTCCCGGCGCTCGCACCGGTGCGCACCCTGGTGCGCACGCGCATCCCCGCGCCGCTGCGCGACCGAGCCAACCAGGCCATGGCCTTCGGGTTCGTGGCGATGGCCTGGATTCCCTTCTTCCTGCCGCCTTGGATCGCCCCTGACACCTTCTGGCGAATCTTCCAGCGCATGTTCTACTTGGCGTGA
- a CDS encoding class I SAM-dependent methyltransferase: MSDDHGEFVAKQDEHFADADATHFAWQTRGAGFADREAGFLSNLLVDSGRPLLEIGCGEGANLFHIESTPHDDGLAVGLDRSAGKLHFASAAIPSARFVCADGSALPYADDTFETVIIRDVLHHIPTPAETLAESARVLRPGGHFILAEPNAQSPLIRLQMALVPAERGAARSNEAWLRELLSGLPLTDLRFAMAAPFPLDRVLLHPTFGMPRLGRSKRTLRALDAVEALIGRLLGQARWSYVVGHARGAVCTGETPSRMRP; encoded by the coding sequence ATGTCCGACGACCACGGAGAATTCGTTGCGAAGCAGGACGAGCACTTCGCCGATGCCGATGCGACCCACTTCGCTTGGCAGACGCGCGGGGCCGGCTTCGCCGACCGCGAAGCCGGCTTCCTTTCGAACCTGCTGGTCGATTCCGGGCGGCCGTTGCTCGAGATCGGGTGCGGCGAGGGCGCGAACCTCTTTCACATCGAGAGCACCCCGCACGACGACGGCCTCGCCGTGGGGCTCGACCGCTCCGCGGGAAAGCTCCACTTCGCATCCGCGGCGATCCCCTCTGCGCGCTTCGTGTGCGCCGACGGCTCTGCGCTGCCCTACGCCGACGACACCTTCGAGACGGTGATCATCCGCGACGTGCTGCACCACATCCCCACACCGGCCGAGACCCTTGCGGAGTCGGCGCGTGTCCTGCGGCCCGGGGGCCACTTCATCCTCGCGGAGCCAAACGCCCAGAGCCCCCTGATCCGTCTCCAGATGGCCCTGGTCCCCGCCGAGCGCGGCGCCGCCCGGTCCAACGAGGCCTGGCTCCGAGAGCTCCTCTCCGGCCTCCCCCTGACCGACTTGCGGTTCGCCATGGCGGCGCCCTTTCCGCTCGATCGTGTCCTCCTCCACCCGACATTCGGTATGCCCCGCCTCGGGCGGAGCAAGAGGACCCTGCGGGCACTCGACGCGGTCGAAGCTCTGATCGGCCGCCTTCTCGGCCAGGCCCGGTGGTCTTACGTGGTCGGACACGCCCGCGGGGCGGTTTGTACTGGTGAGACTCCAAGCCGTATGCGACCGTAA
- a CDS encoding polyprenol monophosphomannose synthase — translation MRTLVITPTYNERDNIEGLAEAVLSVPAELDYLVVDDNSPDGTGDLADQIASKTPRFKVLHRAGKLGLGSAYREAFTLALEQGYDAVISMDGDWSHDPKYLPSLVDAAARADLVIGSRYLHGISVVNWELSRLIMSTVANQYARLVTGMPFRDCTSGFQCLTRRALESIGLSAIQTSGYSFLIDLKYRVVDAGLTGVEVPIVFTDRRAGTSKISRSEIARSMVTPWKMRLGLWNKGVSPGSGPSER, via the coding sequence ATGCGCACCCTCGTCATCACACCAACTTACAACGAGCGAGACAACATCGAAGGTCTCGCCGAAGCCGTCCTCTCCGTCCCGGCAGAACTCGACTACCTCGTGGTCGACGACAACTCGCCCGATGGGACCGGCGATCTGGCAGACCAGATTGCGAGTAAGACGCCACGCTTCAAGGTGCTCCACCGTGCCGGGAAGCTCGGCCTGGGTTCTGCGTATCGCGAAGCGTTCACGCTCGCGCTCGAGCAAGGCTACGATGCAGTCATCTCGATGGACGGGGACTGGTCTCACGACCCGAAGTACCTCCCGTCGCTCGTCGACGCGGCAGCACGCGCCGACCTGGTGATCGGCTCCCGGTACCTGCACGGCATCAGTGTCGTGAACTGGGAACTGTCGCGACTCATCATGAGCACCGTGGCGAACCAGTATGCTCGGCTCGTCACCGGCATGCCCTTCCGCGACTGCACGAGCGGCTTCCAATGCCTCACGCGTCGCGCGCTCGAATCGATCGGGCTCTCCGCGATCCAGACGAGCGGCTACTCGTTCCTCATCGACCTGAAGTACCGGGTGGTGGATGCGGGCCTCACCGGCGTCGAGGTTCCGATCGTGTTTACCGATCGCCGGGCGGGGACCTCCAAGATCTCTCGCTCCGAGATCGCACGATCGATGGTCACCCCGTGGAAGATGCGACTCGGCCTCTGGAACAAGGGTGTTTCCCCCGGCTCCGGACCGAGTGAGCGCTAA